The nucleotide window CGACGTTGCCGAGCTCTATGGCCCCGTCGCCGAAGACGAGGGCATCGTCGTCGAAACCAATATCGAGGGCGGCATATCGCTCAAGGCCAATCGCGAGCTTGTCGGCCAGGCCATGGTCAACCTTCTGGAAAACGCCATCAAATATGCGCGCCCCGAGGACGGGACGCCGGGCAGGATCGTCGTCGACCTGGCCGCTGAGGCCGGCAAGGTCCGCATCTGCGTTGCCGACAATGGCCCGGGCATTCCCGAGCCGGACCGCAAGCGCGTGCTGGAACGCTTTGTCCGGCTCGAAAAGAGCCGCTCCGAGCCCGGCTCGGGCCTTGGCCTGTCGCTGGTCAACGCCGTGGCGCGGCTGCATGGGGGCACCTTCACCATCGATGACAATGCGCCCGGCGTGCGCGCCGTGCTTGAAATCCCCAGGCGCTAACCTGCCGTCTTGTCGGGGCCATGGGGCCGGGCTATGCCTCTTTTATGAGCACAATTCTTGCCCCGCTTCCGCCCACCGACATGCCGCAATTCGAGGCTCTGCTGGCCGATATGCCTGAAGCCTGCGCAGCCGCCCTGCGCTCAAGGCGCGATGCTATTGGCCCCTTGCTGGAGGCAGCGCCCTATCTGCTCGACCTGACGCGGGCCCATGGGCCATGGCTGGTCGAGGCGCTCGATGCCGGCCCCGACCGGGCCTTTGCCGATTTGATCACGCAAGTCGGGCGAGCCGGACGCGAAGACGGTGAGGAGAACGTCGCCCATGCCCTGCGCTGCGCCAAGGGGCGGACCGCGCTATTGGCGGCTATAGCAGAAACGGGCGGCGCCTGGACAACGGCCCGCGCCACCGAAGCCTTGTCCGATCTGGCCGATGCCGCGCTTGAAGCTGCTCTCGACCTGCTCATGCGGCAGGCTTCCGAAAAAGGTCACTTGGCGATCCCCCCCGACGAGGCCAGGGCCGCCAATTCCGGCCTAGCCCTCTTTGCCCTGGGCAAGCATGGCGGTCGCGAACTCAACTATTCCTCCGACATCGATATCGTCGTGTTTTTCGATCCGCAAAAGCCTGTACTGGCCGACCCCTCCGAGGCGACCAGGATCTATTCGCGCATGGTGCAGAAGCTGGTGGGGCTGATGGAGGACCGGCAGGCCGGCGGCTATGTGTTTCGCACCGATCTCCGCCTGCGCCCCGATCCCGGTTCGACGCCTGTGGCGCTATCCGCCGATGCCGCGCTCGCCTATTACGAAGTGCGCGGCCAAAACTGGGAGCGCGCCGCCTGGATCAAGGCCCGGGCCTGCGCAGGCGACAAGGCCGTCGGCGAGGCCTTCCTCAAGGATTTGGCGCCCTATGTCTGGCGCAAGCATCTCGACTTCGCCACCATTGCCGACATCCAGGCAATGAAACGCCAGATCAACATATCCAAAAAGGTCGGCGATATCCGGGTGGAAGGGCACAATGTCAAACTCGGCCGCGGCGGCATTCGTGAGATCGAATTCTTCGCCCAGACCCAACAGCTGATCGCGGGCGGGCGCGACCAGACCCTGCGGGTGCGTCCCACCGCGCAAGCCCTGGCGGCGTTGGCACAAGCAGATTGGATCAGCCAGCAGACGGCCGACGAGCTGACCCAGACCTATTGGTATCTGCGCGCCATCGAGAACCGCCTGCAAATGCTGCGCGACGAACAGACCCATGTCATGCCCGATACGCCCGAGGCGGTGGCCCTTATTGGCAGGCTGATGGGTGAGGCCGACCTTGAAACCTTCGAAACGGCCTATCGCACGGCCCTTGAACGCGTCGCCCGCTATTATGCGGAGCTGTTTACCGAGGGCGAGACGCTCGGATCGGGTGAGGGCAATCTGGTCTTCACCGGCAGCGATGACGATCCTGAAACGCTTGAGACGCTGACGGTGATGGGGTTTGCCGATGCCCATAAGGCCATCGAGACCATTCGCAAATGGCACTATGGCAGCTATGCCGCCACGCGGACCTCAGCGGCCCGGGCGCACCTGACCGAATTGCTGCCGGCCCTGCTGCTGACCCTGGGGCGCGCCGGCAATGCCGATGAGGCTCTGGCCCGCATGGACGATTTCCTGGGACGCCTGCCTGCGGGGGTGCAGCTATTCGCCCTGCTGCGCAACCACGCCCAATTGCGCACCTTGCTGGTGCAATTCATGGCCTCGGCGCCGCGCATGGCCGAGGCCGTCATTCATCGCGCCCATGTCATGGACGGCCTTATTGATCCGGCCTTTGCCAATGACGTGACCCATCGCGATGTGCTGGTAGCCAAGGTGGATGCCTTTCTGGCGGACGCACGTTCCTATGAGGAACTGATCGACCGGGCCCGCATCATTGGTCAGGAGCAGAAATTCCTGGTGGCCGCAGGTCTGCTATCCGGCACAGTCAGCGCGCATGGGGCAGGGGAGCAGTTCACCGCTTTGGCCGAAACCCTGCTGCATCGGCTGTTCGACAAGGTCCAGGACGAATTTGCGACCCGTCACGGGCGCATCCAGGGCGCAGAAGTCGCCTTGCTGGCTTTTGGCAAGATGGCCAGCCGGGAAATGACTTTCGCTTCCGACCTGGACTTTATCCTGCTCTACGACGCGCCCGACACCGAATCCGATGGCGAGCGGCAATTGTCGACACCGCACTACTTTGCCCGCCTGACCCA belongs to Devosia sp. XK-2 and includes:
- a CDS encoding bifunctional [glutamine synthetase] adenylyltransferase/[glutamine synthetase]-adenylyl-L-tyrosine phosphorylase, translated to MSTILAPLPPTDMPQFEALLADMPEACAAALRSRRDAIGPLLEAAPYLLDLTRAHGPWLVEALDAGPDRAFADLITQVGRAGREDGEENVAHALRCAKGRTALLAAIAETGGAWTTARATEALSDLADAALEAALDLLMRQASEKGHLAIPPDEARAANSGLALFALGKHGGRELNYSSDIDIVVFFDPQKPVLADPSEATRIYSRMVQKLVGLMEDRQAGGYVFRTDLRLRPDPGSTPVALSADAALAYYEVRGQNWERAAWIKARACAGDKAVGEAFLKDLAPYVWRKHLDFATIADIQAMKRQINISKKVGDIRVEGHNVKLGRGGIREIEFFAQTQQLIAGGRDQTLRVRPTAQALAALAQADWISQQTADELTQTYWYLRAIENRLQMLRDEQTHVMPDTPEAVALIGRLMGEADLETFETAYRTALERVARYYAELFTEGETLGSGEGNLVFTGSDDDPETLETLTVMGFADAHKAIETIRKWHYGSYAATRTSAARAHLTELLPALLLTLGRAGNADEALARMDDFLGRLPAGVQLFALLRNHAQLRTLLVQFMASAPRMAEAVIHRAHVMDGLIDPAFANDVTHRDVLVAKVDAFLADARSYEELIDRARIIGQEQKFLVAAGLLSGTVSAHGAGEQFTALAETLLHRLFDKVQDEFATRHGRIQGAEVALLAFGKMASREMTFASDLDFILLYDAPDTESDGERQLSTPHYFARLTQRLVAAVSAPTAEGVLYEADMRLRPSGNSGPLATSLAGFRAYHKDNAWTWEHLALSRARVVASTGDLGRKVDAEIAGIMARPRDNAKTIDDVVSMRALMARERKPRHPFDLKLVSGGLVDLEFIAQSAQLVAGANIALPQDTTARVLARLGELELVPEGQRLAEIHAVYSTILQVMSSALVSPFKEEAWTPAFRELLAHLANYPDFVRLELDVAQMQATVQAAAEQWYERARVL